The following proteins are co-located in the Alkalibaculum bacchi genome:
- a CDS encoding NlpC/P60 family protein produces MENQPKGLKEKINKLSLKKKALLASGIITVATVVGIYAYESSFSYELVLNKESVGIVKEMEYAENALLAVQEKVDESHGEKAYYSEEVQYNKVRVEKDKLLSEKQLEKSIYENIDIYKPAAILMVDGEEKLILEAKEQVQNILEGIKKPFVEELKSKDVELVNVDFNQKVEIVEKDVLVENILKQEEALYQVNQTQPKTYKIASGDSAWTISRSTNTPITNLEKANPDKNLENLMPGESLNLASKESFIDVSATVKKIETKEIDFEVEEKKDSSMYIGETKVEQKGEKGSKEITKSITYINDIVEKEEIIKEEIIKEPVNKIVLVGTKVRAVASASTSASRGGSGKAAPTYNGDLGSAIVATAKHYIGIPYVSGGSTPSGFDCSGFTSYVYRQYGISIPRTSGGQGGLGGYVSRSDLRPGDIVVFPGHVGIYVGGNSFIHSPRPGKSIQISSLDGYWSSRFQGGRRVY; encoded by the coding sequence ATGGAAAATCAACCAAAAGGGCTGAAAGAAAAAATAAACAAGCTCAGCCTGAAGAAAAAAGCTCTACTAGCATCTGGCATCATCACAGTTGCGACGGTAGTGGGGATATATGCCTATGAAAGCAGCTTCTCTTATGAATTGGTCTTGAACAAGGAATCGGTAGGTATAGTAAAGGAAATGGAATACGCTGAAAATGCTTTATTAGCTGTTCAAGAAAAAGTAGATGAAAGCCACGGAGAAAAAGCATATTACAGCGAAGAAGTACAGTACAATAAAGTGAGAGTAGAAAAGGACAAGCTTCTTAGCGAAAAACAACTAGAAAAAAGCATATATGAAAATATTGATATTTATAAACCCGCTGCTATACTTATGGTAGACGGGGAGGAAAAATTGATTTTAGAGGCAAAAGAGCAGGTTCAAAATATATTAGAAGGTATTAAAAAGCCCTTTGTAGAAGAATTAAAGAGTAAAGATGTAGAATTAGTAAATGTAGATTTTAATCAAAAGGTTGAAATTGTAGAAAAAGACGTTTTAGTAGAAAATATTCTTAAACAAGAAGAAGCTCTTTATCAAGTAAATCAAACTCAACCAAAGACTTATAAAATTGCCTCGGGTGATTCTGCATGGACGATTTCTAGATCTACAAATACACCAATTACTAATTTAGAAAAAGCCAATCCAGACAAAAACCTTGAAAATTTAATGCCAGGAGAATCTCTTAACTTAGCTTCTAAAGAATCATTTATCGATGTAAGTGCTACGGTAAAGAAAATTGAGACGAAAGAAATTGATTTTGAAGTAGAAGAGAAAAAAGATTCATCCATGTATATTGGAGAAACAAAAGTAGAACAAAAAGGCGAAAAAGGATCAAAAGAAATTACCAAATCTATTACATATATAAATGATATTGTAGAAAAAGAAGAAATCATAAAAGAAGAAATCATAAAAGAGCCAGTAAACAAAATCGTATTAGTAGGAACAAAGGTAAGAGCAGTAGCAAGTGCAAGTACAAGTGCAAGTAGAGGAGGCAGCGGCAAAGCCGCTCCTACATACAATGGAGATTTAGGATCAGCCATAGTAGCTACTGCAAAACATTACATAGGAATTCCATATGTATCTGGAGGTTCAACACCATCAGGTTTTGACTGTTCAGGTTTTACATCTTATGTGTATAGACAATATGGAATAAGCATACCTAGAACTAGTGGTGGTCAAGGTGGTTTAGGTGGATACGTATCAAGATCAGATCTAAGACCAGGAGATATCGTTGTTTTTCCAGGGCATGTAGGAATTTACGTTGGTGGTAACAGCTTTATACATTCACCAAGACCAGGAAAATCGATTCAAATATCGTCGCTAGATGGTTATTGGTCATCAAGATTCCAAGGCGGAAGAAGAGTATATTAA
- a CDS encoding CDGSH iron-sulfur domain-containing protein, giving the protein MIKDNKNIKIKILKDGPYMVTGNVPLNETIIVPKGKGYEYEKGCTFPAKEQYALCRCGKSKNPPFCDGAHVKEGFDGTETASKAKFEERAELLKGPDLDLMDDGRCALGRFCHLEDGSVWQLVKKSDVPEYREQAIKGASECPAGRLVALDKSGKPYEDEYEPSIEFLQDPEKGVSCGIFVKGNIPIESSNGEMYETRNRVMLCRCGESSNKPFCDATHVSAKYLDQE; this is encoded by the coding sequence TTGATAAAAGATAATAAGAACATAAAGATAAAAATACTTAAGGATGGTCCATACATGGTAACAGGAAATGTACCTTTAAATGAAACAATCATTGTTCCAAAGGGCAAGGGCTATGAATACGAAAAGGGATGTACTTTTCCAGCTAAAGAACAATACGCATTATGTCGATGCGGAAAATCAAAAAACCCACCATTTTGTGATGGTGCCCATGTAAAAGAAGGATTTGATGGGACAGAAACTGCATCTAAGGCGAAATTTGAAGAAAGAGCTGAACTACTGAAAGGGCCTGACCTTGATCTTATGGATGATGGCAGGTGTGCTTTAGGGCGCTTTTGTCATTTAGAGGATGGCAGCGTTTGGCAATTAGTAAAGAAATCCGATGTTCCAGAATATCGGGAGCAAGCCATTAAAGGAGCATCTGAGTGCCCAGCAGGTAGACTAGTCGCTCTAGATAAGTCGGGAAAACCATATGAAGATGAATATGAACCTTCTATTGAGTTCCTTCAAGACCCTGAAAAAGGGGTAAGCTGTGGCATTTTTGTTAAGGGAAATATTCCAATTGAATCCTCTAATGGAGAAATGTATGAAACAAGAAATAGGGTAATGCTATGCCGATGTGGAGAATCAAGTAACAAACCCTTCTGTGATGCAACTCATGTAAGTGCAAAGTACTTAGATCAAGAATAA
- a CDS encoding ABC transporter ATP-binding protein, protein MVDIKDLSFSYGSDIALKDISLHINENATCAIIGPSGCGKTTLLYLLAGLLHTNQGEIRVNGDKIMTSRKETGVILQDYGLLPWKKVKDNIALGLTIRNLSKEEIQREVDKILTELDILELKDKFPAQLSGGQKQRVTIARTLVTKPDLLLMDEATSALDAITKEHIQNLLLKLYHKKPSTMIFITHSIEEAVFLGQKIVIMEKSRIKKVVENPYFGDSKIRRKMEYYGICLEVRKALEEGY, encoded by the coding sequence ATGGTAGATATCAAAGATTTAAGTTTTTCCTATGGCTCTGATATTGCCCTAAAGGACATTAGTCTTCATATAAATGAAAATGCTACATGTGCCATCATTGGACCCTCAGGATGTGGAAAGACGACCCTGCTTTATTTATTAGCAGGGCTTCTCCATACAAACCAAGGAGAAATTAGGGTAAATGGAGATAAGATAATGACAAGTCGAAAAGAAACAGGTGTTATTCTACAAGATTACGGGCTTCTACCTTGGAAAAAGGTAAAGGACAATATAGCCCTAGGACTAACCATTCGTAACCTTTCTAAGGAAGAAATTCAAAGAGAAGTAGATAAAATTCTAACGGAACTAGATATTTTAGAATTAAAGGACAAGTTTCCAGCTCAGCTTAGTGGCGGGCAAAAACAAAGGGTCACCATTGCTAGAACCTTAGTGACCAAACCGGATTTACTTTTAATGGACGAAGCGACCTCTGCATTAGATGCGATAACCAAAGAGCATATTCAAAATTTACTTCTGAAACTGTACCATAAAAAACCTAGTACCATGATCTTTATCACTCATAGTATTGAAGAAGCTGTATTTCTTGGGCAGAAAATTGTCATTATGGAAAAATCAAGAATCAAAAAAGTCGTTGAAAATCCTTATTTTGGAGACTCAAAAATCCGTAGAAAGATGGAGTACTACGGTATATGTCTAGAGGTAAGAAAGGCGCTAGAAGAGGGGTATTGA
- a CDS encoding SprT-like domain-containing protein, producing the protein MFDYIYDEKAIVQKRKQIFEEFLELSENVEDGNFKTISTYDLKLLFELYDKVFFHSDFRNQYEGSLRFSFSKRMTRSAGLTLCPQNISTLQPKDVIIEFRFGINFFFNYDLSHKEKFVSGVKTHNALEALQLVLEHEICHVIEFILYHRSSCKGKRFKTIAKNLFNHSSSYHALPTNREIAKEKLGLSIGKRVSFQFENESFEGFINGINKRATVMVKNKEGDYIDRQGNRYAKYYVPLNHLTLIE; encoded by the coding sequence ATGTTTGATTATATATATGACGAAAAAGCCATAGTACAGAAGAGAAAGCAAATTTTTGAAGAGTTCTTAGAGTTATCCGAAAATGTAGAAGACGGCAATTTTAAGACCATTTCTACCTATGATTTAAAGCTATTGTTTGAACTATACGACAAGGTGTTTTTTCATAGTGATTTTCGCAATCAATATGAAGGTAGTCTTCGGTTCTCTTTTTCTAAGCGTATGACCAGAAGTGCTGGACTTACTTTGTGCCCTCAAAATATTAGCACATTACAGCCAAAGGATGTAATCATTGAGTTTCGTTTTGGCATCAATTTCTTCTTTAATTACGATTTAAGCCATAAAGAAAAATTTGTTTCCGGCGTAAAAACCCATAATGCTCTAGAGGCACTACAATTAGTTTTAGAGCATGAAATTTGTCATGTCATTGAATTTATACTGTATCATCGGTCGAGTTGCAAGGGGAAGCGTTTTAAAACAATAGCTAAAAATTTATTTAATCATAGCAGCAGTTATCATGCATTACCTACAAATCGAGAGATTGCTAAAGAAAAGTTGGGTTTATCTATTGGGAAAAGAGTATCCTTTCAATTTGAAAATGAATCCTTTGAAGGTTTTATTAATGGAATTAACAAGCGAGCTACAGTTATGGTAAAAAATAAGGAAGGGGATTACATAGACCGTCAAGGAAATCGATATGCAAAATACTATGTGCCTTTAAACCATTTAACCTTAATTGAATAG
- a CDS encoding ABC transporter substrate-binding protein produces MNKRLLLAGMLIASILFLSACTNTTEGKPNEDTSKELSLKIGLMPAVDAAPMYIAEKEGYFEELGLDVEFVVFNNGQERQSALQTNTIDGSITDLIAVATNVNSGFGLKATSMTQGMFPVLVKSDYEDKKDIKATMMEVSVTNFLIDEWFGEDHNIEKVFINEIPARLEMVKSGDVDMGIFPEPMASMGAVDGLEKKTFEMKDGYSPDVLAFTAKALDEKAKAIELFYEGYNKAIGDIHADETIARDVVIEKLDLNESIKEDIILPAYTKASLPDEKYLENIITWVEEVLKKDMEVSPEDLVERAFVE; encoded by the coding sequence ATGAATAAAAGATTATTACTAGCAGGGATGTTGATAGCAAGCATTCTTTTTTTATCAGCTTGTACCAATACAACAGAAGGAAAACCTAATGAAGATACGAGTAAAGAGTTATCTTTAAAAATTGGTTTAATGCCAGCTGTAGATGCAGCACCTATGTATATAGCAGAAAAGGAAGGCTACTTTGAAGAATTAGGCCTAGATGTAGAGTTTGTAGTCTTTAACAATGGACAAGAAAGACAAAGTGCATTACAGACAAATACAATAGATGGCTCTATAACGGATTTAATTGCCGTAGCTACTAATGTAAATAGTGGATTTGGTCTAAAAGCTACATCTATGACCCAAGGAATGTTTCCGGTACTTGTAAAATCTGATTATGAAGATAAGAAGGATATTAAGGCTACTATGATGGAAGTCAGCGTGACCAACTTTTTAATCGATGAATGGTTTGGTGAGGACCACAATATTGAAAAAGTATTTATTAACGAAATACCAGCTCGATTAGAAATGGTTAAAAGTGGTGATGTAGATATGGGCATTTTCCCAGAGCCAATGGCATCTATGGGCGCTGTAGATGGCCTAGAAAAGAAAACTTTTGAGATGAAAGATGGCTACTCACCTGATGTACTTGCGTTTACGGCAAAGGCTTTAGATGAAAAGGCTAAGGCGATAGAGCTTTTCTATGAAGGATACAATAAAGCTATAGGAGATATACATGCTGATGAAACTATAGCAAGGGATGTAGTAATTGAAAAGCTTGATTTAAATGAATCCATCAAAGAGGACATAATCCTTCCAGCGTATACGAAAGCTTCGTTACCTGATGAAAAATATCTTGAAAACATTATAACGTGGGTAGAAGAAGTATTAAAAAAAGACATGGAAGTGTCTCCAGAGGACCTCGTTGAAAGAGCTTTTGTAGAATAA
- a CDS encoding ABC transporter permease, with amino-acid sequence MNLLKRRTKDNTLYGLLMVCAIWYGLHFIIKSNIVPSPNETVKQFVILFPQVLSVHLIASLYRIIIAILLSVLIGVPLGLWTGMSKKADAIISPIIYILYPLPKVAFLPIFMILMGIGDLSKIVLMITIIVFQILLSVRDGVKEIQKELFYSVFSLGITGLGVCKHLILPAVLPKLISALRITLGISISTLFFAENFATTYGIGYYIMNAWIMVDYLDMFSGIIGLSLLGLFLLKILDLIEKKLCPWVFLEKNSVD; translated from the coding sequence ATGAACTTATTAAAACGAAGAACAAAGGATAATACCCTATATGGACTCCTAATGGTGTGCGCTATTTGGTATGGACTTCATTTTATCATTAAGTCCAATATCGTTCCTAGCCCCAATGAAACGGTAAAGCAATTCGTAATTTTATTTCCTCAAGTGCTATCTGTTCACCTTATAGCAAGTTTATACAGGATCATTATTGCTATACTTCTATCTGTACTGATAGGAGTTCCATTAGGGTTATGGACCGGTATGAGCAAAAAAGCAGACGCTATTATTTCTCCTATAATATATATTTTGTATCCATTGCCTAAGGTCGCATTCTTACCTATATTTATGATTTTGATGGGTATTGGAGATCTTTCTAAAATTGTACTCATGATTACCATAATCGTATTTCAGATCCTTTTATCTGTAAGAGATGGAGTGAAAGAAATTCAAAAGGAACTCTTTTACTCGGTTTTTTCACTAGGCATAACAGGTCTAGGTGTATGTAAACATTTAATATTACCAGCAGTTCTTCCAAAACTAATATCAGCTCTTAGAATAACTTTAGGAATTAGCATTTCTACTCTATTTTTTGCCGAAAATTTTGCTACCACTTATGGAATAGGATATTATATTATGAACGCTTGGATTATGGTAGATTACCTAGATATGTTTTCGGGAATAATAGGACTGAGTTTATTAGGGTTATTTTTATTAAAAATTTTAGATCTCATAGAGAAAAAACTGTGCCCATGGGTCTTTTTAGAAAAGAATAGTGTAGATTAA